In Thunnus thynnus chromosome 13, fThuThy2.1, whole genome shotgun sequence, the following proteins share a genomic window:
- the lcp2a gene encoding lymphocyte cytosolic protein 2a isoform X1 gives MSSDRVPSRAEVMGWSPQQLADYLKRMSLSGCDKAVLKNAISGARFVNLSDNDLQKFPKLHAPMISKIRSEISKKEERRGLFGKKTTMPKYHEPETAAEVQGWGDDEFDDEEFDDDYESPYSGDEDGSGGDYESPNEEFDVSNDYEPPPSEPPEDMAHKLCPTLPIGDSDYIDNRDNHVSSRGPPPALCPRPPVATLSAPSPRMPGESPSSRRDHSPHLGGRPPGKIPPGPPQIFRGNKPGRDSGSNPSPVRGPHRNTVDKPGAQSWRPQMDAPEIPAWSKPPAPPPSSSSVGRSNSSVRPFPGRFDRREQTHDDAPKHNTFPLHNKSLPPRPGLPGLPQRHGDSSLPPSVPSVPSTDSLPHKLQSVMADHRSSIVRSDRSPFRPPQPTTQDLDPCWYVGRVTRGQAEGCLKRVNKDGAYLVRDSTRQLANQPFTLMVFYQDKVYNIQIRQHNQQFLLGTGLKVQEFFPSVGDIIGHYSQSPLLLIDAKNRGSGQQNQCLLSDPAGYYMAGHN, from the exons ATGAGCTCCGACCGAGTGCCATCGCGGGCGGAGGTGATGGGGTGGAGCCCGCAGCAGCTGGCGGACTACCTGAAGAGG atGAGTCTGTCCGGCTGTGATAAAGCTGTGCTGAAGAACGCCATCAGCGGAGCCAGATTTGTG aATCTGAGCGACAACGACCTTCAGAAATTCCCCAAACTTCACGCTCC GATGATCTCTAAGATCAGAAGTGAGATCAgcaagaaggaggagaggagaggcctGTTTGGTAAAAA AACCACAATGCCTAAATATCATGAACCAG AAACAGCCGCTGAGGTTCAGGGCTGGGGTGACGACGAGTTT GATGATGAAGAATTTGACGATGACTATGAGAGTCCGTACAGCGGCGATGAGGACGGCAGCGGGGGAGACTACGAGTCCCCAAACGAGGAATTTGACGTGTCCAACGATTACGAGCCTCCTCCCTCTGAACCTCCAGAGGACATGGCTCATAAACTGTGTCCCACCCTGCCTATCGGAGACAGCGATTATATAG ataacAGGGATAATCATGTGTCGTCCAGAGGCCCGCCCCCTGCTCTTTGTCCCCGCCCCCCGGTCGCCACTCTCTCAGCTCCATCACCTCGGATG CCGGGAGAGTCGCCGTCCTCCAGAAGAGACCACTCGCCTCACTTAGGTGGACGACCACCAGGGAAGA TTCCTCCGGGGCCACCGCAGATCTTCCGTGGCAACAAACCGGGCAGAGATTCTGGATCCAACCCGTCCCCCGTCAGAG GACCTCATCGCAACACAGTGGACAAG CCGGGCGCACAGTCAtggag gcCTCAGATGGACGCTCCAGAAATTCCCGCCTGGTCCAaacctcctgctcctcctccgtcctcctcctctgtcgGCAGGAGCAACTCCTCCGTCAGACCTTTTCCTGGCAG GTTCGACAGACGAGAG cAAACACACGATGACG CACCCAAACACAACACCTTCCCCCTGCACAACAAAAGTCTTCCCCCGCGTCCTGGACTCCCCGGGCTGCCGCAACGCCACGGAGAcag cagtttgcctcccagtgttcccagtgttccctcTACAGACTCTCTGCCTCACAAACTGCAGTCTG tgatgGCCGATCACAGAAGCAGCATTGTTAGATCAGACAGGTCGCCGTTTCGTCCTCCTCAACCTAcaacacag gatctGGACCCTTGCTGGTATGTGGGTAGAGTGACCAGAGGTCAGGCAGAAGGATGTCTGAAACGAGTCAacaag GACGGGGCGTACCTGGTGAGGGACAGCACCCGGCAGCTGGCCAATCAGCCCTTCACTCTGATGGTCTTCTACCAGGACAAGGTCTACAACATCCAGATCCGACAGCACAACCAGCAGTTCCTGTTAGGAACCGGACTCAAAGTCCAAGAG ttctTCCCATCAGTGGGTGACATCATCGGCCATTACTCCCAGTCTCCTCTGCTTCTCATCGACGCCAAAAACCGCGGCTCCGGCCAGCAGAACCAGTGTCTGCTGTCTGACCCGGCCGGGTACTACATGGCCGGACACAACTGA
- the lcp2a gene encoding lymphocyte cytosolic protein 2a isoform X2 — MSSDRVPSRAEVMGWSPQQLADYLKRMSLSGCDKAVLKNAISGARFVNLSDNDLQKFPKLHAPMISKIRSEISKKEERRGLFGKKTTMPKYHEPETAAEVQGWGDDEFDDEEFDDDYESPYSGDEDGSGGDYESPNEEFDVSNDYEPPPSEPPEDMAHKLCPTLPIGDSDYIDNRDNHVSSRGPPPALCPRPPVATLSAPSPRMPGESPSSRRDHSPHLGGRPPGKIPPGPPQIFRGNKPGRDSGSNPSPVRGPHRNTVDKPGAQSWRPQMDAPEIPAWSKPPAPPPSSSSVGRSNSSVRPFPGRFDRREQTHDDAPKHNTFPLHNKSLPPRPGLPGLPQRHGDSLPPSVPSVPSTDSLPHKLQSVMADHRSSIVRSDRSPFRPPQPTTQDLDPCWYVGRVTRGQAEGCLKRVNKDGAYLVRDSTRQLANQPFTLMVFYQDKVYNIQIRQHNQQFLLGTGLKVQEFFPSVGDIIGHYSQSPLLLIDAKNRGSGQQNQCLLSDPAGYYMAGHN, encoded by the exons ATGAGCTCCGACCGAGTGCCATCGCGGGCGGAGGTGATGGGGTGGAGCCCGCAGCAGCTGGCGGACTACCTGAAGAGG atGAGTCTGTCCGGCTGTGATAAAGCTGTGCTGAAGAACGCCATCAGCGGAGCCAGATTTGTG aATCTGAGCGACAACGACCTTCAGAAATTCCCCAAACTTCACGCTCC GATGATCTCTAAGATCAGAAGTGAGATCAgcaagaaggaggagaggagaggcctGTTTGGTAAAAA AACCACAATGCCTAAATATCATGAACCAG AAACAGCCGCTGAGGTTCAGGGCTGGGGTGACGACGAGTTT GATGATGAAGAATTTGACGATGACTATGAGAGTCCGTACAGCGGCGATGAGGACGGCAGCGGGGGAGACTACGAGTCCCCAAACGAGGAATTTGACGTGTCCAACGATTACGAGCCTCCTCCCTCTGAACCTCCAGAGGACATGGCTCATAAACTGTGTCCCACCCTGCCTATCGGAGACAGCGATTATATAG ataacAGGGATAATCATGTGTCGTCCAGAGGCCCGCCCCCTGCTCTTTGTCCCCGCCCCCCGGTCGCCACTCTCTCAGCTCCATCACCTCGGATG CCGGGAGAGTCGCCGTCCTCCAGAAGAGACCACTCGCCTCACTTAGGTGGACGACCACCAGGGAAGA TTCCTCCGGGGCCACCGCAGATCTTCCGTGGCAACAAACCGGGCAGAGATTCTGGATCCAACCCGTCCCCCGTCAGAG GACCTCATCGCAACACAGTGGACAAG CCGGGCGCACAGTCAtggag gcCTCAGATGGACGCTCCAGAAATTCCCGCCTGGTCCAaacctcctgctcctcctccgtcctcctcctctgtcgGCAGGAGCAACTCCTCCGTCAGACCTTTTCCTGGCAG GTTCGACAGACGAGAG cAAACACACGATGACG CACCCAAACACAACACCTTCCCCCTGCACAACAAAAGTCTTCCCCCGCGTCCTGGACTCCCCGGGCTGCCGCAACGCCACGGAGAcag tttgcctcccagtgttcccagtgttccctcTACAGACTCTCTGCCTCACAAACTGCAGTCTG tgatgGCCGATCACAGAAGCAGCATTGTTAGATCAGACAGGTCGCCGTTTCGTCCTCCTCAACCTAcaacacag gatctGGACCCTTGCTGGTATGTGGGTAGAGTGACCAGAGGTCAGGCAGAAGGATGTCTGAAACGAGTCAacaag GACGGGGCGTACCTGGTGAGGGACAGCACCCGGCAGCTGGCCAATCAGCCCTTCACTCTGATGGTCTTCTACCAGGACAAGGTCTACAACATCCAGATCCGACAGCACAACCAGCAGTTCCTGTTAGGAACCGGACTCAAAGTCCAAGAG ttctTCCCATCAGTGGGTGACATCATCGGCCATTACTCCCAGTCTCCTCTGCTTCTCATCGACGCCAAAAACCGCGGCTCCGGCCAGCAGAACCAGTGTCTGCTGTCTGACCCGGCCGGGTACTACATGGCCGGACACAACTGA